DNA from Candidatus Krumholzibacteriia bacterium:
TGTCGTTGGCCGGGGGCAAAAGGTTGCATGGCACCCCCTCCCGGAGCGCCTGCTACCATGCGGCGCCATGGCGGCACCGCGTCCGGACGAGAGCGCAATCCCCGCCAGCGGCGTCCGCGTCAGCCCTGCGGTCGTCCTCGCCGTGGGGGGGGTGGCCCTCCTGGTGGGGCTGCTGCCCGTCGGCCTCGAGCCACGGGCCCATGGCACGCTGGTGATCCTCATCGCCGCCGCCGGCCTCTGGATGACCGAGGCGGTGCCGCTCGCCTGGACTGCGCTCCTCATCCCGCTCCTCGCGGTGGTGCTGCGCGTTGCCGAGGCGCGCGCGGCTTTCGCCGGCTTCGGTGACCCGATTCTCTTTCTTTTCTTCGGCACCTTCTTGCTCACCGGCGCGAGCTCCGAGCATGGTCTCGACGCCCGGCTCGCCCGGGCCGTGGTGCAAGCGCCGGCGGTGCGCCGCCGGCCCGGCCTGCTGCTCTGGGCGGTGGCGCTGCTCGGCTGCGGTATCTCGGCTTGGGTGAACAACACGGCGACGACGGTGATCCTCTTGCCCCTCGCTCTCGCCGCCGAAGGTCGCGTCTCGCGCCCGGTCCTCGTCGGCACCCTGCTCATGGCGGCGTACGCGCCTTCCCTGGGCGGCCTGGCGACGCCGGTGGGTACGGCGCCGAACCTGATCGGCCTGCGCTTGCTCCAGGAAGGAACGGGGACGCGCATCCCCTTCGCCCAATGGTGCGCGGTCTTCGCGCCCTTGGCGCTGCTGATGACGCTGCTCTGCGCCGGTTACTTCGAGCTCCTGGCACGCTTCCAGGCTGGGAAGCGAAGGACCGCCGCAGCGGCCGCCCCCTCCGGCACCGCCGCGGCGGAAACACTCGAGATGCCGGTCACCGCAACGCGAGGTGGAGAAGCCCGCCGGCCCTGGTCGCGGGCCGAGAAGACGCTGGTGCCGGTCTATTTGCTCGTGGTGGCGCTTTGGATCACGCCGGGAATTCTGCAGGCGACATCGCTCGGGAACACGGATTGGCTTATGCAGTGGAGCAACCGGCTGCCGGAAACGACGGTGCCGCTCCTCGGCGGTCTCGCGCTCTTCCTGCTCCCGAGCGGCAAGGGCCGCGAGCGCATCCTGGACATCGGCGTGCTGCGTCGCCTCGACTGGTCGACGCTGCTGCTCTTC
Protein-coding regions in this window:
- a CDS encoding DASS family sodium-coupled anion symporter codes for the protein MAAPRPDESAIPASGVRVSPAVVLAVGGVALLVGLLPVGLEPRAHGTLVILIAAAGLWMTEAVPLAWTALLIPLLAVVLRVAEARAAFAGFGDPILFLFFGTFLLTGASSEHGLDARLARAVVQAPAVRRRPGLLLWAVALLGCGISAWVNNTATTVILLPLALAAEGRVSRPVLVGTLLMAAYAPSLGGLATPVGTAPNLIGLRLLQEGTGTRIPFAQWCAVFAPLALLMTLLCAGYFELLARFQAGKRRTAAAAAPSGTAAAETLEMPVTATRGGEARRPWSRAEKTLVPVYLLVVALWITPGILQATSLGNTDWLMQWSNRLPETTVPLLGGLALFLLPSGKGRERILDIGVLRRLDWSTLLLFGGGLSLGGLMLETGLARALGAFLFHAMPIHGPTGIVLASVLLGILVSEVTSNTASASLIVPIVLALAQAAGVDPLQPALAATAACSFGFMLPVSTPPNALVYATGRVRIGAMIRHGVLLDLTGIVVIT